One Indicator indicator isolate 239-I01 chromosome 30, UM_Iind_1.1, whole genome shotgun sequence genomic window, TCATCTCCCAGCTCCATCTCCATGCTCGGGGATTGCTTAAGCCTAACCAGACCAAAGGTCAGGAGGGAGTGCTccatgggtttggtttttctaaTCTCAGTGATCTCCCAGGCAGATCCTCCAATACTTACTTCTCCAGGTGCTCCTTGGGGATGTCTCTAGTTCCCCACACCCCAACTGATCCCTCACTTCCTGACTGCtgacaggctgaggagctgcaggtccCAGATCTGCCCTTGCTGTGTCTGCATCttccagagagccagagagccactgactgctttgggtgggaagggacctttgaagctcatccagtcccaccccctgcagccagcagggacatccccaaccagagcaggttgctcacagccccacacaacctgacctgcactgctgccagccatggggcagctctcacctctctgggcagcctgggccaggctctccccaccctcagggtcaaacatttctccttctctccattctcaatctccctctttgagttcaaaccattcccccttgtcctgtcccaacaagcactgctcaaaagtctgtccccagctttctgatctcccCTTTCagccctgcaaggccaccagaaggtctccctggagccttctcttctccaggctgcccaagcccaactctctcagcctggcctcacagcagagagcttccagccctgccagcattgctgtgacctcctctgaccctgctccaacagtgccccagcactgcagggggctctcaacagagcacagcagaggggcagaatcccctccctgcccctgctgcccacactgctggggctcagcccaggacaggctggggctgggctggcagtgctcagtgccagctcctgtccagctcttcacccccagcacccccaagtccttctccacagggctgctccatccccaaccTGGATGGATACTGGGGGTTGTCCCCaggacaggaccttgcccttgacCTTGTTGTGCCTGATGAGGTTCACACAACCACACTCCttgagcttgtccaggtccctctggatggatcctatCTCTTTGTGTCAACTGAAGCTCTCAGCCTGGTGCCACCTGCTGAGGGTGAACTCAATCCCtctgtgtcactgatgaagaggTTAAagagcactggtcccagtacagacacCTGGGGCACATGGAAGCTTTCAAAGATCTTTGTCCAGACTGCCTGAGGGATCACACAGGAATCTGTTGCCTTGCTTTTTTCTGCAAGGAACAACCTCACCTGCCAGGCTAATCCCTCAGGAAGGTTTTGcccagccagcagtgagcaagcACTGCCTGGGTGagccacagctcagcactgccctgccagccttcccttctccttctcttggcACTTGGTAAAGTGCTGAGACCAACCTGCTGACACCAACTAGGAGATACTGCAAGGATCAGCCTTGACTTTTGCACTGCTTtgtgagcagcagaggcaagcaggagcagaggagcagcagtgtctgcagccctgctggcagcctcagcctgcagttccctgctggcagccagcaacaGGAAGAGATTTGCCCTTCTGCTGCAAATGTTTGCACAAAATCAGTGCAATGACAGAGGCCCAGCTTGTGTGAAGCTTGGATCAGCCAATCCTCTGGAGATCCCAGAGGAGAAAACACTTCCCAAACCAGGAcaaggttgcccaaggaggctggggatgtcccctccctggaggtgttgaaggccaggctggatgaggcctgtgctggtgggaggtgtccctgcccatggcagggggctggaactggaggagctttaaggccctttccagctcaaaccattctgtgaatctctgaatccCTCCTGGGCCCATTCCAGAGGTCTCCAGGGTCTGTCAGTGGGAGGGGGCTGCTTCTGGAGAAATCAGGTAGGAGTTCAGCAGAGTGCTGATGCTGAAGTCAGTGGTAAACCAGAGCCCTGCAAGCTCTGCATTCTGGATTTCCCCTGGTGTTAAGTGTTGAGATTAACTCCAGCAGCTTCCAGTTActctcttcctcagctgcaggagagcagagatgctgagtTCTGTAAGCACAGCTTCAGGTTTTACAGCCCCACAATTAAGCAGGGAAATGCAAGAGCACCAGAGGTCAGGACCTGGGGATCATGCCTAAGCTACCTCCTGCAATCTCATCTGTTTGTTACCTTCTCAGCTGAGGTAGTCTGCAGGAAATCaccttctgcccctctgctgtgctctgctgagacctcacctgcagtgctggggcagctctggagtcctcagcacagcacagacagggacctgttggagaggggccagaggaggccacagcagtgctgagagggctggaagccctctgctgggaggccaggctgagagggttgggcttggtcagcttggagaaggccctggagagaccttctggtggcctttcagtatttgaagggggctacaggagagctggagaggaacttttcagaAAGGCATggaatgacaggacaagaggtgatggcttcaagctggaagAACCtcgatttagattagacattagaatcatggtaggaagggacctcaaggctcagccagttccaacccccctgccatgggcagggacacctcacactacagcaggctggccacagcctcatccagcctggctgcaaacacctccagggatggagcctcaaccacctccctgggcaacccattccaggctctcaccactctcatggggaagaacttcttcctaacatccaatctgaatctccccacttctagttttactccattccccccagtcctatcactccctgatagcctcaaaagtccctccccagctttcttggagcccccttcagatcctggaaggccacaagaaggtcacctcagagccttctcttctccagactgaacaaccccaactctctcagtctgtcctcacaggagagcagctccagccctctgatcatcctggtggcccttctctggacaccttccagagcaatccttccccatgagggtggtgaggcactggaacaggttgcccagagaagttgtggaggctcagggccaggctggatgaggccttgaggaacctgggctggtgggaggtgtcccttgcccatggcagggaaatggaactggaggagctttaaggtcccttccaacccaacccaacccattctatgacagAGTGCTGAGGCTTCAGGACCAGAGCCAAGCTGCAGTGCCTGTGGGCAGTGAGCTGCTGAGGTACCTGCAGGGAGAAGTGGCAGGAGTGCATCAGGTAGGCCATGGCCACGGTGCTGCTGCGGCTGATCCCCAGGCTGGAGAACACCAACACTGCTCCATGAGCCAGCTGAGCATCTGGGGAGAGAGAGGACAGCCACAGATCACAGCCATGAAAGGACAGCCACTCcatgcaagagagatgttgaggtgctggaaggtgtccagagaagggtaacgaggctggggagaggtctggagcacaaccctgtgaggagaggctgagggagctgggggtgttcagcctggagaagaggaggctcagggcagacctcattgctgtctacaactacctgaagggaggttggagccaggtgggggttgggctcttctcccaggcaagcagcagcagaacaagaggacacagtctcaagctgtgccaggggaagtttaggttcaaggagaaagttcttcacagaaagagcaattgtccatgggatgtgctgcccagggaggtggtggagtcaccatccctggaggtgttcaaaaaaggattggctgtggcacttggagccagggtttagttagtcctgaggtgctgggtgataggttggacttgatgagctctgaggtcctttccaacctggctgattctatgattctatgattgtatgaccatgcccagcctgctgtggtCAGCATCACAGCAGCTACACAAACTCCTCCCTCAAAGCTTCAAAGGGTTGAACCCAAGCCtaagttctgtaccatgagggtggtggagcactgcagcaggttgcccagggagggagctgagatattcaaggtgaggctcaacaaggcaaGGGGGAACCTGAGCTCGTGAATGAGGGATCCAAACCCTGGAATGAGGGATCCAAACCCAGGAGTGAGGGATCCAAACCCAGGAGTGAGGGAGCCAAACCCAGGAATGAGGGATCCAAACCCAGGAATGAGGGAGCCAAACCCTGGAATGAGGGATCCAAACCCAGGAATGAGGGATCCAAACCCAGGAATGAGGGATCCAAACCCAGGAGTGAGGGATCCAAACCCAGGAATGAGGGATCCACACCCAGGAGTGAGGGATCCAAACCCTGGAATGAGGGATCCAAACCCAGGAGTGAGGGATCGAAACCCAGGAGTGAGGGAGCCAAACCCAGGAGTGAGGGATCCAAACCCAGGAGTGAGGGAGCCAAACCCAGGAGTGAGGGATCCACACCCAGGAGTGAGGGAGCCAAACCCAGGAGTGAGGGATCCAAACCCAGGAGTGAGGGAGCCAAACCCAGGAATGAGGGATCCAAACCCAGGAGTGAGGGAGCCAAACCCAGCAATGTGGGACCCAAGCTTAGGAGTGAGGAACCTGAGCTCatgaacaggttctttactctgagggtggtggaacactggaacaggttgcccaaggaggtggttggggcccatccctggagacattcaaggtgaggctcaagagggctctgggcaacctgagctagtggaggatgtccctgctgagtgcagaggggattagactggatgagctttggagctcccttccaacccaaaccatcctctATGATTCCAAGTGTTGTACATTCAGGCTGGAGCAATCAGCTCTCAAACTGGAGGTGCTTTGGTTCCAATCCCTCACCCCTCCTGGGGATCACCAGCAGGAGGCAAGGACACAGCAGGGAGGGCTCTggttttgtgatggttttatgATGAGTACTTTGCAGTGAAGATTGCTGTGGTCAGCAAACTCCCTTCCTACCAAAGCCAAGCTCAGggatgatgtcagttgctcctcaccatATTAactctgctccctctgcctaGAAGGCTACAGATTTTATTAATAACCTTTGGAAGTCTTCCCCTGtccctgcaaagcaggcagcATGACTTCATCTTCTTAGAGCATCCTCAAAgcctctttttgttttcagtggtgtggagttttgttgggttttgattcatttttttccccaagcacTGAACCAGGGTTTTCTAACTTCTTTCTACCAGGAGATTCTAATTCTGTGCTAAAGCCTGAGGAGAAATGGCCTCCTGCCTACAGACACCTGTCAGGAGGATGTCCCAACTCCTCTCAGAGTACTTGGAGAGCTTTAGGCCATACCCATTCCAGTTTAAGTCACCTACTCTAGACTGTAAACAGCTGGGGTATGAAGTCATCCtttctaatcacagaatcacagcaccacagaatgttaggggctggaagggacctctggagatcatccagtccaagccccctgccagggcagggtcacccagggcagctcacacagaaacacatccagaggggtttggaaaggctccagaggagactccacaacctctctgggcagcctgctccaggactctgtcaccctcacagtgacaaagttttcccttctgttcccatggcacctcctctgctccagcttgcccccagtgccccttgtgctgtccttggccatccctgagcagagcctggctccagccctgcacatcttgatccccagcaatgagggcagccctcaggctcctctgctccaagccccagctccctcagcctggcctcacaggagatgttccactgcctgcagcagctctgtggctctgggctggactctctcaagcagttccctgaggtccttcttgaactgaggggcccagaactggacacaatattccagatgtggcctcagcagggcagagcagaggtcctgcacttggactATAAggtctgtggggacaggatggtCTTTCACTTTTGGGCCTGTACAACACTCAGCTCAGCAGGGCCTTGTTCTGCAGCAGGGGTTTTAAGTGAAACAGCCTGGTTGGACACCATcagaggaggaagctgcaggagctgtgcctgctctgctgctgcctgcactgagcTGCAGGGTTTTTCTTGCTCTCTCTGATGTAATCAGCTGAAGGCAGGTTTGTGCTGCCCAACCTGAAAGTCTTCCTAGACCCTGTTGTGAGTCCATACTGCAAATGACAAAGCTACCTCTGGAGGCAGGTTCCTAATGCCTGTCAGACTCCTGCTCACATAAACCTCTGGTGGTCAaagatttgggctggaaggaggcaAAGGGTTGTATgtagggggctggagcacctctcctatgaggacaggctgggagagttggggctgctcagtctggagaagagaaggctccagggagaccttagagcagcattccagtacctgaaggggctacaagaaggctgcagagggactgttcccaaaggcctgcagggacaggaccaggggcaatggtttgaaatgagagcagagcagattgagattggatgtgaggaacaagttctgcaccaggaggctgctggaacactgcaacagattgcccagggaggtggttgtggccccatccctggagatattgcaggtcaggctggacaatactctgagcaacctgatccagtggaggatgttgtttggactggatgagctttggaggccccttccagcccaaaccattctatgattctatttgagAACTAAGGAGTGGGAGGAAATCCTGTGCAGCCCTGGCACACATCCTGCAGCAAGGCCTTGTCAGGTCAGGTGGGAAGCTCAGTGTCAGTGAGGTGTTAAGAGTGAGCAGAACTCCCttgcagagcctggctcaggCAGGTGCTCTGCCAAACCTCCTTTCTGTCCATCAGGCTTGGGGAGTGAGGCAGCTCTGCTATCTGTTAGGTGTGGGCTTGCTTGGGAGGATCCTGAGCTGCAAAgattccaaccctcctgtctGAGCTTCCTGCTCAGGCAATTGCAGTCACTCCCAACTGATATCCCAGAGTGAGCAAGGTGTCAGGAATTCCCCCTCAGGCAGAACTCACCTATGAAATGACAAATGgtggcaaaggaagaaaagagatttgCTTCAAGTGAGTCTGGAACAGCTATGTGGAGATGTTTGTCACCTTCTGCcaacctggaaaagagcaggcaACATCACCTGggccagaggagcagcttggaaagctgtgtttgttggagctgagctgctgagtaGGTTTGTTGTCACCCAGGAGGCTCTCATCATGGTCATCATCAACACTAGGGCAAGGGATTTGTTTTGGtgggacagagagctgctggccacacagaaTTAGTTTAATTGCTGAGTTCCCATTCCACCTGGGAGCAGCATCTTCACTACAGCTTCCTTCAGCTCAGAGCTCAATGGAAACAGATGAGCTGACAGCAGGAGAGCCTTCAGTgtgtgtgctggcagcctggTGGACATAGCCctcacctcccttcaggtagctttCCATGACCACATCCTCCTCCCCCCATGAGCCCTCAACTCAGAGCAAGAGCCTGGTGAGGAATTTCTGAGATGTTCACATCCCAGCAGGACATGCAGAGGACACCAGAAGATTACCCACAGTGCAGAGACCTTTGGTGTTCTCCTCTGGAGCCAAAGGCATGAGATAGATCTGCTGGGACTCATGCAACTGGATCTGTTGCATGCTTTAGAgtagagattaggaagaaattggagagacattggaacaggttacccagggaggctgtggatgctcctccctggaggtgttcaaggccaggctggatgaggccttgagcatctgtgcttggtgggaggtgtccctgcccatggtagggggttggaactggctgagctttaaggtcccttccaacccaacccaggcTCTGGATCTATGAAGCTGTGCTTTGTGTTGGACATCACCTTGAGAAAGGCCACAGGGTTTGTCCCTGGCAGAAATGGCATTTCCAGCATGGCTACAGACTGTGCTGGATGGTCAGGGCCAGAAAGGTGACCATCAGGGATTTAGCTTGCCACTGAAGTGCTTGCAGGATTTTGCTCTGAAAGCCATTCAGAGCTGTAAGCAACTTCCAAAGGATGGTGGCATGTGAGAGACTTCATCTCACCTAATCCAGCCATGGCCAAGGGCTGCAGGATTGCATTGCTGCTCTGCTAGCTCTGGAGGCTAGAAAAATGAGCAGGAAACAACACTCAGGTCTGCAGTGAACCAGGGAGTTGTCCTGGAACTTCCTGGGCACTGGCTCCTCTGTGTGCTGTGCCACCTCCCTTCCTTCACAGGCAGAGGCACTCCTGAGGGCACACCTCAGGCTGTTTAACttacagtgctgcaggctgctcagagaggttgacTTGTGCTTTGATCTTCAGATCCTTTAGGATTTGTTGCTCACAGGCCTGCTTGAAGTTGCCCAGATATAATTTCCCAGGCAGTATTTCTACAGGGTATGGCTGGAAGTTGTCTAGCTCCTGTTGGAGAAACACCAGGGGCTCACTTTAGTGTGAATTCACTCCTGAAAGCTTGGTGAGGTCCTAAACAGAAGGCATCAAGAACTGAACCTGCACTTAGCCAACAGCCCTGGACACATTCTGGTGTAATGATTCAGTCagtcagtgagggtggggagacactggcacaggttgcccagggaggctgtggctgtcccctccctggaggtgttcaaggccaggctggatgaggccttgagcaagctgtgctggtgggaggtgtccctgcccatggcagggggctggcactggatgatcttgaaggtcccttccagcccaacccattccatgactttCTGAGTGTTGAGGTCTCTGCTAGATTTAGTGAGAATCATTAAAAACATTGCTGTCATTGGGGCAGTACTTGAAACAAATTCCAGCTGAacaggaagcagaaaaggaagagacctctggagctcatccagtccaagccctgctccagcagggcacccacagcagcttgcccaggagcacaatgcccagggggggttggaagctctccacacaaggacactccacaacctctctggccagcctgctccaggcctccagcaccctcacaacaaacaactttctcctcctcttcacatgcaacctcctggcttccactttgtgccctttgctgccccttgtgctggccctgggcaccactgagcagagtctggccccagcctcttgccccccacagctcctttagctcttgctgagcattgctcagctcccctctggggctgctcttctgcaggctctcagccccagggctctcagcctttgctcctcacagagctgctctgctgtccaGCACTCTCTAAAGCTATCCTAGATGTGAGGAGAAGGTTATTGCTTCTCAGAAACTGAGCAGATCAATGTTTGTAGGTGAAACCAATCAAGCAGGATACCAGCAGAGGGCTGTTCCCTCCCTGGGCCTGCTGAAACAATGTACCAGATCCATTGGGATCCTTCCCAATGGAAAACTCTACAGGCATGGATCCCAGTGCTTGGTAGGAACTCTGCTTCTGTCTGAAACACCTCCTGTGTGCCATGCCAGACCACCACTTGGGAGAGAGGAACCTGCTTCTTTTGGTCACTTGCTGCTCTTTAGTTATCTGTAGTCTCCAGAGGGGCAGTCTGGGGTTATCAGAGcaacctccccaggctgcttttATCAGCTTGCTGCTTTCATGCAAtagagaaggggggaaaggtgAAGTGTGGCTATAAGAGCAGTAGTGGGGAGGCCCAGGGCAAGTAGACTCACTCCAATTACAGCTGATTGCTTTGAAACTCCTTTCAACTGAGCTTCACACCACCAGTTCACCCCaacccatgagccagcagcagttgAATTTGAATGCTAATGTCTTCTACTTGCAAATGGGTCTCCTCTCACctgaggcatccacaacatctTCTGAGTCCTCAGGAAATGGTAGCAGGCTGAGAACCTTCTGTATCCTCccctcagcaccagcactgggTGTGGAGTGAAGAGCTCCAAGCCCTGGGCATGCTGGAgggcagctccttccccagcagctgaggagatCCAAaagccagggcaggttcagagAGTCTCCACCTGCACTGGGGGTTAGCTCTGTCCCACTGACACCAACTGCAAAGTCCCTTCCATTTCAACCAGTGGCCTGTAGGCAGCTGCCTTAGAAGCCAGGCtgactcttcagctgctgctgcaagcaacAGTTAGGGAGCCAGGCCTGGGGTTTTGGAGCTTAAGAACATATTCAACAGATGGAAAACCAAAGACCAGGGAATCCCACCATAgtgggggctggaagtgacctctggagaccagggcacccacagcagcttgcccaggagcacaatgcccagggggggttggaagctctccacacaaggacactccacaacctctctggccagcctgctccaggcctccagcaccctcacaccaagggaGTTTTTCCTCattgtgctgcttttctcctcttgtcctgaggATGTATTCCTCTCTTGGTTGCTTTTGTAGCTCTAGATAAGGTATTTTCCCCTCCCCATTATCCCTGGGGAAATGCTGGGAGTTAGTCTactctgatgagaccacacctggagctctgcatccagttctggagcctctgttacaagaaggatctggaggtgctggaaggtgtccagagaagggccatgaggatgagcagagggctggagctgctctgctatgaggacagactgagagagttggggttgtgcagtctggagaagagaaggctctgaggtgaccttcttgtggccttccaggatctgaagggggctccaagaaagctggggagggacttttgaggctgccagggagtgataggactgggggggatggagcaaaactagaaatggggagatttagattggatgctaggaagaaattcttccccatgagggtggtgagagactggcacaggttgcccagggaggtggtggaagcctcatccctggaggtttttgcagccaggctggatgtggctgtgagcaacctgctgtggtgtgaggtgtccctgcccatggcaggggggttggaactggctgagccaagcttgaggccccttccaaccc contains:
- the STYXL1 gene encoding serine/threonine/tyrosine-interacting-like protein 1, translated to MGIELCEPSYLYNLLNQYRRVSRLAEPNYLCLLDARSQREYAESHIVTARRILQSPTGEYLVPDSEELRCVRYCVVYDCETSSLDCCDHEEEEKEKGSSAPETAKPSSGSMCSQTAGEGAALQHAQGLELFTPHPVLVLRGGYRRFSACYHFLRTQKMLWMPQELDNFQPYPVEILPGKLYLGNFKQACEQQILKDLKIKAQVNLSEQPAALLAEGDKHLHIAVPDSLEANLFSSFATICHFIDAQLAHGAVLVFSSLGISRSSTVAMAYLMHSCHFSLQRAWNHVLKCKTNARPHRGFVEQLSAWETQIYGTRITDVSEPKY